One genomic region from Anomalospiza imberbis isolate Cuckoo-Finch-1a 21T00152 chromosome 28, ASM3175350v1, whole genome shotgun sequence encodes:
- the ADGRA2 gene encoding adhesion G protein-coupled receptor A2 codes for MRRAAALVLLAAALSGPGAGARSCPALSLGCKCAAERAKAGGGPGAPRRRVVCSGGGLPAPPEPRLLPEGTVTLLLSNNKITVLENGSFFGLQALEKLDLKNNLISTVQPGAFLGLPELKRLDLSNNRIGCLSASVFQGLLNLLRLNMSGNIFSSLPPGVFDELPSLKAVDFGTEYLTCDCNLRWVLRWARERPAQISERTACAFPRQLRGVALRGARDGQLRCVGAPELHTHHLIPSLRQVVFQGDRLPFQCTATYLDNSTQIRWFHNREPVQEDEQTGVIVEESLIHDCTFITSELILSNIHVSANGEWECAVSTSQGNVSKKVEIVVLETSASYCPAERVTNNRGDFRWPRTLAGITAYQPCLQHPFAAGPAGLGSAGEKQAWRRCDRTGRWEDGDYSHCLYTNDITRVLYTFVLMPINASNALTLAHQLRVYTAEAANFSDMVDVLYVAQMIEKFIGYVDQIKQLTDVIVEMASNIMLVDDHILWMSQKEEKACTSIVRSLERIAAHTLGSNSQHVAVNSRNIAFEAYVVKPESYVGLSCVAFQRWDGVPPGRPPQAERGAEPTPDQQLRLRCTTGRPNISLTSLYIKNSITLASIQLPPSLFASPAPAMPGADCKLQLLVFRNGKLFCSTGNSSRLADDGKRRSVATPVIYTGTYGCGVGNLSEPVAVSLRHPGEGTDPVAAYWNFEVLGGMGGWSTEGCQLAAREPNVTSLHCRHLSNVAVLMELSGFPSEAQGAVEVLHPAMYTCTAVLLLCLFTTIITYIVHHGTILIPREGWHMLLNLCFHIAMTAAVFAGGITLTGYRAVCQAVGIILHYSSLSTLLWMAVKARVLYKELTWKAPQQPDRDTSQAAPRPMLRFYLIAGGIPLIICGITAAVNIQNYHDNNPYCWLVWRPSLGAFYVPVAFILLVTWIYFLCAGLSLQCRPSHQKDIPEPLEPAPRLGGTSDLLTDSGSISVTLNSGPPCPEGDGVYSLRVQFWALVATHALYVALWTFGAMAVSQRWYLGIVFSCLYGVTAVALGLFIFVHHCLRRRDVLSSWFSCCPSYRNALPMQAYVHPGLGPEDGSQVFIGCEPEAARSGASSSSSPSSAGSAGGRCKLTNLQVAQSQVESRPAPCPEPDAADGKPVRHTSNLHGRRSHRGRTKPCRDGKHHRLKMLRGPSEHPSSESGSLHNSHSESYPSGRTSPASGGRAGPRVPQDGDAVPSPSEGSDGGRRVPDFAEARRRSGSRDNLRPGGSAEREAKRRSYPLNVGSHNGGLKGSKYDINLASADSVACMKTGLWKSETTV; via the exons GGACCTGAAGAACAACCTGATCAGCACAGTCCAGCCAGGCGCCTTCCTCGGCCTCCCCGAGCTGAAGCGGCT GGACCTCTCCAACAACCGCATCGGCTGCCTGAGTGCCAGCGTCTTCCAGGGCCTCCTCAACCTCCTCCGACT GAACATGTCCGGAAACATTTTCTCCAGCCTCCCGCCCGGTGTTTTTGACGAGCTCCCCTCCCTGAAAGCCGT GGACTTTGGCACCGAGTACCTGACATGCGACTGCAACCTGCGCTGGGTGCTGCGCTGGGCCCGCGAGCGGCCGGCGCAGATCTCAGAGCGGACGGCGTGCGCCTTCCCCCGGCAGCTGCGCGGCGTGGCCCTGCGAGGGGCGCGGGACGGGCAGCTCCGCTGCG TGGGAGCCCCGGAGCTGCACACCCACCACCTCATCCCGTCGCTGCGCCAGGTGGTTTTCCAGGGCGACCGGCTGCCCTTCCAGTGCACGGCCACGTACCTGGACAACAGCACCCAGATCCGGTGGTTCCACAACCGCGAGCCCGTGCAGGAGGATGAGCAGACAGGCGTCATCGTGGAGGAGAGTCTCATCCACGACTGCACCTTCATCACCAG CGAGCTCATCCTCTCCAACATCCACGTCTCCGCCAACGGCGAGTGGGAATGCGCCGTCTCCACCTCCCAGGGCAACGTCAGCAAGAAGGTGGAGATCGTGGTGCTGGAGACCTCTGCATCCTACTGCCCTGCCGAGCGGGTCACCAACAACCGCGGGGATTTCAG GTGGCCCCGCACCCTGGCAGGGATCACGGCCtaccagccctgcctgcagcacccgttcgccgcggggccggcgggcctGGGCTCGGCGGGCGAGAAGCAGGCGTGGCGGCGCTGTGACCGCACCGGGCGCTGGGAGGACGGCGACTACTCCCACTGCCTCTACACCAACGACATCACCCGTGTGCTCTACACCTTCGTGCTG ATGCCCATCAATGCCTCCAACGCCCTGACCCTGGCTCACCAGCTCCGCGTCTACACGGCCGAGGCAGCCAACTTCTCGGACATGGTTGATGTCCTCTACGTGGCCCAGATGATAGAGAAGTTTATCGGCTACGTGGACCAGATCAAGCAG ctgaCAGACGTGATCGTGGAGATGGCCAGCAACATCATGCTGGTGGACGACCACATCCTGTGGATGTCccagaaggaggagaaggcCTGCACCAGCATCGTGCGCTCCCTGGAGAGGATCGCGGCCCACACACTGGGCAGCAACTCCCAGCACGTAGCAGTG AACTCTCGCAACATCGCCTTCGAGGCGTACGTGGTGAAGCCCGAGAGCTACGTGGGGCTGAGCTGTGTGGCATTCCAGCGGTGGGATGGGGTGCCCCCAGGACGACCCCCCCAGGCCGAGCGGGGGGCCGAGCCCACGCCCGaccagcagctcaggctccgCTGCACCACGGGGCGACCCAACATCTCCCTGACCAGCTTGTACATCAAG AACAGCATCACCCTGGCCTCCATCCAGCTGCCACCCAGCCTGTTCGCCAGCCCCGCCCCAGCCATGCCGGGGGCCGACTGCAAGCTCCAGCTGCTGGTCTTCCGTAATGGGAAACTCTTCTGCAGCACCGGGAACTCCTCCCGCCTCGCCGACGATGGCAAACGCCGCAGCGTGGCCACCCCAGTCATCTACACCGGGACCT ATGGCTGTGGAGTGGGGAACCTGTCAGAGCCGGTGGCTGTGTCCCTGCGACACCCCGGGGAGGGCACGGACCCCGTGGCTGCCTACTGGAACTTCGAGGTGCTGGGGGGCATGGGGGGCTGGAGCACTGAGGGGTGCCAGCTGGCCGCCCGCGAGCCCAACGTCACCTCCCTGCACTGCCGGCACCTCAGCAACGTGGCCGTGCTCATG gagctcAGTGGGTTCCCCAGCGAGGCGCAAGGCGCTGTGGAGGTGCTGCACCCGGCCATGTACACCTGCacggccgtgctgctgctctgcctcttcACCACCATCATCACCTACATCGTCCACCACGG CACCATCCTCATCCCGCGGGAGGGCTGGCACATGCTGCTTAACCTCTGCTTCCACATCGCCATGACGGCCGCCGTCTTCGCGGGAGGCATCACCCTCACTGGCTACCGAGCCGTGTGCCAGGCC GTCGGCATCATCTTGCACTACTCGTCCCTCTCCACGCTGCTCTGGATGGCAGTGAAAGCCCGAGTGCTCTACAAGGAGTTGACCTGGAAAGCGCCACAGCAGCCGGACAGGGACACGTCCCAGGCAGCCCCCAGACCCATGCTGCG GTTCTACCTGATCGCCGGCGGGATCCCCCTCATCATCTGTGGGATCACAGCAGCTGTCAACATCCAAAACTACCATGACAACAACCCCTA CTGCTGGCTGGTGTGGCGGCCCAGCCTGGGTGCTTTCTACGTCCCAGTGGCTTTCATCCTGCTCGTCACCTGGATTTATTTCCtctgtgccgggctcagcctCCAGTGCCGACCCTCGCACCAGAAAGACATCCCAGAGCCGCTGGAGCCAGCGCCGCGGCTGGGGGGCACCAGTGACCTCCTGACAGACTCTGGGTCCATCTCGGTGACGCTGAACTCTGGGCCGCCCTGCCCCGAGGGGGACGGCGTCTACTCTCTGCGGGTGCAGTTCTGGGCGCTGGTGGCCACCCACGCCCTGTACGTGGCCCTGTGGACGTTCGGCGCCATGGCCGTGTCCCAGCGCTGGTACCTGGGCATCGTCTTCAGCTGCCTCTACGGCGTCACCGCCGTGGCGCTGGGGCTCTTCATCTTCGTCCACCACTGCCTGCGGCGCCGGGacgtgctcagctcctggttCTCCTGCTGCCCGTCGTACCGGAACGCGCTGCCCATGCAGGCCTACGTGCACCCCGGGCTGGGGCCGGAGGACGGCTCGCAGGTCTTCATCGGCTGCGAGCCAGAGGCCGCTCGCTCcggcgcctcctcctcctcctcgcccaGCAGCGCCGGCTCTGCCGGGGGCCGCTGCAAGCTCACCAACCTGCAGGTAGCCCAGAGCCAGGTGGAATCCCGCCCGGCGCCCTGCCCGGAGCCGGACGCTGCCGACGGGAAGCCCGTCAGGCACACCAGCAACCTCCACGGCCGCAGGAGCCACCGGGGCAGAACTAAGCCGTGCCGGGACGGGAAGCACCACCGCTTGAAAATGCTGCGGGGCCCCTCGGAGCACCCGTCCAGCGAGAGCGGGAGCCTCCACAACAGCCACTCCGAGAGCTACCCCAGCGGCAGGACCAGCCCGGCCAGCGGCGGCCGCGCGGGGCCGCGGGTGCCGCAGGACGGGGACGCGGTCCCCAGCCCCTCGGAGGGCAGCGACGGCGGGCGGCGGGTGCCCGACTTCGCCGAGGCTCGCCGGAGGAGCGGCAGCCGGGACAACCTGCGGCCGGGCGGCAGCGCCGAGAGGGAGGCGAAGCGCCGCTCCTACCCCCTCAACGTGGGCAGCCACAACGGCGGCCTCAAGGGCAGCAAGTACGACATCAACCTGGCCAGCGCCGACAGCGTGGCCTGCATGAAGACCGGCCTCTGGAAGAGCGAAACCACCGTGTGA
- the BRF2 gene encoding transcription factor IIIB 50 kDa subunit, which translates to MAAAMAARGQCPECGSGSLVEDAHYAQQQLVCAACGCVLSEGLLTTTYTDEEHLREVAYSQSTGQKEQLSRCLQRGIRRVQDLCKVLQLPAVFEETAVSYFQRALQLPAFHLVSLEKKELLGGCCVFVACRQHRWPLTMGTVCSLLYARQELFASVYLSLQRELGLSVPALSLADLVTTHLNSFRLVQPTASVPAPFLEDKEQLLARTMAIVELASETWLVTGRHPVPVVTAAAFLAWQSLRPGPRLSCPLARFCRLAGVDLPPPAHLRLRELLEILLGMASQLSWLRGFRLDKRTVVKHIGDLLQHRLFLLKRAFSQQDEQGQQDVAAGQGSGSQGSLDKDSVSQGSLDKDSVSQGSLDKGSVSQGSLDKDFPGQDSVSQGCPGQGSVSQGSLDKDSVSQGSLDKDFPGQDSVSQGCPGQGSVSQGSLDKDFPGQDSVSQGCPGQGTVSQGCPGKDSVGLGSLGQDSPSQGSPGQGSVSPGCLDKDSPGQCPPSSPGAAQQQGCPRAGKQQRGGSLRPLLPPCLIHPRKRLRAAAPSAPAVAITGDEPISDSEIEQYLRSPEEIRAFRKAKAWP; encoded by the exons atggCGGCGGCGATGGCGGCGCGGGGCCAGTGCCCCGAGTGCGGGTCGGGGTCGCTGGTGGAGGACGCGCACTACGCGCAGCAGCAGCTGGTCTGCGCCGCCTGCGGCTGCGTCCTGTCCGAGGGGCTCCTCACCACCACCTACACCGACGAGGAGCATCTGCGGG AGGTCGCCTATTCCCAGAGCACTGGccagaaggagcagctgagccGCTGCCTGCAGCGAG GGATCCGGCGGGTCCAGGACCTCTGCAAGGTGCTGCAGCTCCCGGCCGTGTTCGAGGAAACGGCCGTGTCCTACTTCCAGagggctctgcagctccccGCCTTCCACctggtcagcctggagaagaaggagctgctggggggcTGCTGCGTGTTCGTGGCGTGCCGCCAGCACCGCTGGCCCCTGACCATGGGCACCGTGTGCTCCCTGCTCTACGCCAGGCAGGAGCTCTTTGCCAGCGTCTACCTGAGCctgcagagggagctggggctctcGGTGCCCGCCCTGAGCCTGGCAGACCTGGTGACAACGCACCTGAACAG CTTCCGGCTGGTGCAGCCCACGGCCAGCGTCCCCGCGCCCTTCCTGGAGgacaaggagcagctgctggcccGGACCATGGCCATTGTGGAGCTGGCCAGTGAGACGTGGCTGGTGACCGGCCGGCACCCCGTGCCCGTGGTCACGGCCGCGGCGTTCCTGGCCTGGCAGTCGCTGCGGCCCGGCCCGCGCCTCAGCTGCCCCTTGGCGCGGTTCTGCCGCCTGGCAGGGGTGGACCTGCCCCCCCCGGCCCACCTCAggctcagggagctgctggaaatcctgctgggaatggcctcccagctctcctggctgcgTGGCTTCCGCTTGGACAAGAGAACGGTGGTGAAGCACATCGGGGACCTGCTGCAGCACCGGCTCTTCCTGCTCAAACGCGCCTTCAGCCAGCAGGAcgagcagggccagcaggacgTGGCCGCGGGCCAGGGCTCTGGGAGCCAGGGCTCCCTGGACAAGGACTCTGTGAGCCAGGGCTCCCTGGATAAGGACTCTGTGAGCCAGGGCTCCCTGGATAAGGGCTCTGTGAGCCAGGGCTCCCTGGATAAGGACTTCCCAGGCCAGGATTCTGtgagccaggggtgcccaggccAGGGCTCTGTGAGCCAGGGCTCCCTGGATAAGGACTCTGTGAGCCAGGGCTCCCTGGATAAGGACTTCCCAGGCCAGGATTCTGtgagccaggggtgcccaggccAGGGCTCTGTGAGCCAGGGCTCCCTGGATAAGGACTTCCCAGGCCAGGATTCTGtgagccaggggtgcccaggccAGGGCACTGTAAGCCAGGGGTGCCCGGGCAAGGACTCTGTGGGACTGGGCTCCCTAGGCCAGGACTCCCCAAGCCAGGGCTCCCCAGGCCAGGGCTCTGTGAGCCCGGGCTGCCTGGATAAGGACTCCCCAGGCCAGTGCCCCCCCAGCTCTCCCGGGGcggcacagcagcagggctgtccccgggcagggaagcagcagcgtGGGGGCAGCCTGAGgcccctgctccctccctgcctcatCCACCCCAGGAAAAGGCTGCGGGCGGCAGCTCCGAGCGCTCCGGCCGTGGCAATCACGGGGGACGAGCCCATCTCGGACAGCGAGATCGAGCAGTACCTGCGGAGCCCCGAGGAGATCCGGGCCTTCAGGAAGGCCAAGGCCTGGCCCTGA